The segment GGATAGACTGAGACTTGTAAAAAATAGTGTTCAAATAAATTACTCACGATTAACATAAAGAAAAATACAATATaactgtatgtatgtatgtagatGTTGCATATCAAGTTGTTTAGCATTTTTAGTTATTAAAAAGAACTAAAGTATAAACTCAATAgaaacattgaaaaaaaattgttacaATTAATACCGCAACTTAATATATCATTAAAGCATGTAGAAAGCCATCTATGGACAGAAGAAGCATTCCATTGATGTATGGGTCTTATTATATGAAATCTGAACCACTCCAAAAATGCTTCTCATCTAGTTGTGCTCCATATGACATCTGACTCAATTGGGGCAGTAGTTAGAGTGGAAAACTGAGTTTGAAAGTGCTCCAACTCTACTCATAATGCAACTGAATATGGAACACAGGTTAGGATACATTCATAATAATCCATCAGAAGTGCTTCTTATAATGACGATCTTATCATTCAATGGCCTagtttagaaaattttctttttctaCAATCGGATTCATCAAATCACATGCTCAATAATAGACCCAAATGttctttatttggtaaaagaaaaattaataattaGAAAGGATAGTTTAGTCTTTTTACATAGACCAAGTGATATTTGGTGTAAATTTTAAAAAGCACAGGATATAACCTATTAATTTTTTTGCCCATGACCAACACTATGAATTTGATCAAACCATATGGACGATTTTTTAATTTACTCTTTGATGTATCAAATGGTATGAAAACTGATATTTTTGCGTAAATTAGTAAAAGCtgtaaaaaaatgtaatttttttcgGAGTTAGCCATAACAGATACAAATACAATGATCTATATTGGACATGCATGTTAACATATCACATCTTTCACTATTTTCTGCTTTGTCAACTATAAAATGATATCTCATCGTATGTTGGAAAGCTCACAAGATATCATAAAATTTTCACCAATAAGTAAAATAAAAGAATCTTTCAATAAATTGATTTGAATGATGTGTCAATTAAGTTGGTGAAAAGATATCTAAAAGCAGCGGATGGTAAGCTCACTTAATGAGACCAAAACTAAAAGTGTGCAAAtagcaaattaaaaaaaaacaatgaaattGAACATTCTTATTATCTTTATTGTAGATAGAAAAAGCTAAAACTGAACCAGAAAAATTACCTTTAAAGTTTTACAAATCTTTAAAAGTGATATATATCATTTAATCAATCAAACACTACAACAAAATAAatgagggtattttaggaaattacATGTGGTTCCCAACTGTGATCAATTTATGACACCACAATGAGCATGACTTTCAAAAAAACTTCCCTAAACCATACTATAGAGGAATTAatggagagagaaagaaaaacaacccctttaatataaaatcaacaaTTGAATATAAAAGTTACTTACTGGTTTAGGGTTCAGATTCCGCCTCCGAATCCGGAAAATAATCATGTAGGTAAATACATGGGCATATTTGTCTTTTGACTTTTCCGAGATGCTAAAACGGTTGGGCCGAGAGTGAAATTGGGTCATGGATAGATTGGGGAATGCTGATCATTGTGGTACGCCTCCATTTTGAGAGTAGTTCTCTATGTTCATCATCAAAAACACACTGCTCTTTCacaaataaaaaagaaaacatCACATACATCAGGTATATACTCTCATTTACAAACAATTTATGGTTACCTAAGCAAAAGGAATGCACTTGCTCCGAGGTACATGGGCACTTCTTATTCCCTTTCTAGGTACAGCTGCAACACCATCAAACttgaaaacaaataaaaaacacCACTAGAGttcataatataaaatttaaaatcattaaCCACGACACTTTTTTACACCTGGCCTTTGACCGAGCATCTACATGTTGATGTGTTAGGTCTTGTGTGCTCTTTTTAACTTGAAACACTCAATAACAAAAAATACATCATAAAATGGACCCAAAAATAAActgaaatgaattaaaaaaaattgcaaCGAAATTTAAtccaacaaataaaaaaaaaaataaaattggaaGGCAATATAGAATAACAATAATGTAGAAATCTTGTTTAAGAATATGAAAATGTAGCACATATTCAAGTAAAGAAGGTGTTTTTATGAATAACGGATCATTTATCCAATGAGGTCTCCTCAACAATCAAACTGATCAAATAAAATGAACAAAATTATTAACATTCACGATCACAGACATGATGAATTGTAGTAAGAAAGCAGTACCCACACGAAATCCAAAAGAAGAGTAGTGGAACCTAAATGATAAAATGTTTGTTGAACCTAAAACACAATCTTGGGATACAACACCATTTGAAGCAAGATActtaaaaaggtatgtaattggTACAGTTCTACATATCTCTTCAATGAAACCAGCTTATTCTTTCTTTCCTTCACCACAGTCGATTTCATAGTCTTCTTCCCAACTGTCTCCCAGTAATCATTGTTTTCCTCTTCGGTCTGGATTAATCCACTTAAACTGTTAGATATTATGTTGTTAAAAATGTTGATTGATTATTAAGAACAACTAAACTACCTTATGATGAGATTGCCTTTTATTAAAATCATTCGAAGCCTGCAATGCAAACATTTCTAGCATTATGTTACAACTACTGAAATCTGAATCGAGTGGGTACTTTTTTTGTTTTCCTATATGTGATTTCAATAACTTGAACGCATATGAACATGAAACTTCAATCAAaatgatttaacaatttcatcaaCAATTGAACTTGTTGACTTTATGTATGTCGAATCAGCAGAAAACAGATCAATCCATAATCATCAACTTAACTTAACATTACCTGTTGAGGTCTCCTTGAAATATTCGATCTACCAGATCCCCATTGTTCATTCTTTTCTTCCTACAAAACCCAAACACAAAATTGTGATTCACTTTGCGAACCTAAACCATAAAAGCTCAATTTCACACTAACCTCATTTGTATGGGTATATAAACAATCAAACCTAGTATCAGGAAATGAAATTAAAATATATGTAAAAAACATAAGGAGCGATTGGAACCCTAACCCATCCACCGAGGAATGTGCCTTCAATGATGTATGTCACATGGATAGGTGACTGGtcggtggtggtaattgcattggACGCAGGTGATGGCGGTATTATTAATTCCATGTAATTGAGCCAAAGAGAAGTAAGAAAAAAAGTCATATTCTCAACAGGAATCTGATATCAAGCATAAAAACAAAGAGAGCAGTATGTACAACATAACTGTAGTGATGGTAATAGGAAGCAATGTCATCTGTAAGCGCTACTTCGAAAAGAAAACCAAAAAAAAGTTAGCAGGATACCCATTCATCAATCACGTGTTAAATAATCTGAAAAGAAATCACATAAATGGAACCCTAAATAAAAATTCTAAATATATACCCACTGTCGCTCATATTCGCTTCGTGTTCTCATGGCTTCCTCTAATCTTGATAATCTCttcaaaaaaaaaccatgaatCGTTTTCTACTGTGGAAATCTTCACCTGAAATTGAAAATCATACAGGTAAAAAAATTGATTAAAGGGATTTCAAACATGAAAATACGTCTCATTTGATGCAAACAGACTCAACTACGCTAACATTACCAGCCGACCACCTCCAAACTCAGTGAAGAAGGCAAAATCAAAAACTTGGTTTTGGTTATTCTAACCAAGTGAAAATGAGAGAAAAAGGGATACATTGACAATTTCACCACCGCCATATTTGAGAAGCCAGTCGAGATGGCACAGACACTGGCACACTGGTGGTGATACACCGAAAGAAGAACCCCGACGCCTAGTCTCTCTCAGCCAGGAGACAGCTCTGTCGTCAGAACAAAAATTGGAACCCGCTCGATGGTGAGAACCTAAATCGGAACCCGCTCGTCCGTTGTGATGAGGCCAACACCTACGTTGTACATGGCAGGTCTGCTGGCGGTGGTGTTTGTGACAGGCCGGATGTGGAAGCTTGAAGCCGAGAAGAAAAAAGAGAGAAGAAGAGGGTACATCGTGTCTTCTCTTTAGGTGATTGAGGGCTCACCGGTAATGGCATGAGTGATTGAAGGTTTGTGGAAGAAAACCACTTCGACCACGACTTTGCCAAGAGAGTGGTGGTGGAAGCCCACTTCTTCAAAGCGGAACCCCGCACCGGCAGCTAGATGAGAAATATCGCACATCTGACAAAATCAGTAGACAAAGATGAAAAAGGATATTAGATAAGGAGGCGGTGGAAGGATCCAGAAGGGATAAATCCAAACGATGATCAACACATGTGTCCACAAAGTAAACGAATATCGACATAAAACGACCCTGAAGATGATTTGAACACAAATACATAAACGGGGGGACCATTCTTGGCAAACAACAACGAACTTTACTATTCAAAATGATGATCATCTttaatgtgtgtatatatatatatatatatatatatatatatatatatatatatatatatatatatatatatatatatgaatgcatGAAAATGGCGATAGTtgtgtaaggttgaacgtattcacattagaAAGCAACCTATTCTcttaggaattctcaaaaaataACATTGTCCACATGTCCGTACAATTGTTGTTCATCCACATTATAAAcaaagccctatatatatatatatatatatatatatatatatatatatatatatatagagagagagagagagagagagagagagagttatgatCTCTTGAGAGCTCAAACATCATGAAAACCCAATAACTAacataaaaacatacaaaaaaacatagataatatactttttttttctGTCTATGGAACATAAAAATcgcatatatttatataaattcatagaaaaaaaattaaaaaaattgattatttttaaaatttttaaaatgtttttaattgtagttattttctaatttttttcaacgtgtttatatatatatatatatatatatatatatatatatatatatatatatatatatatatatatatataacttggtTCTGTTGAGATTCCAAAAAAAATAGAGATCATGAGATTCAACATAGGTTACATTTTTCTCACTTGTCACTCTAATTTTGTAGCATACCGACGTTGTAGGAaagttataatcataaataattatCCAGTGCCATTCTGTTTTCTTTTTCTCCTACCATCACAAATGCCTTTGCCACCACCATCATCACACGTGCAAATCGGCGAGAATAATATCTCTTTTGGCGAATAATTTTTTTACGGGTAAATATTTATTAGATTTTATTTTACTTATTATGTAAAAGCAGTTTCCacttttaaataaaatgattATGTTTAGactttatatttatattgtaTATTTATGCATTTAATGTAGATTAATTAATACTGATATCTTTTTTGTAAACAACACGAAATTAATACTCGTGTCCggtttatgaaatttaaattaatttatatatatacatgaatatTTTAAACTTATCATTTTGGTCCAAATTTAGTTTATTAATAAAATTTCTTAATTCAAATCTTTAAATTTTGGCAAGTATTAATGATATTTATACAaaattgatttgtacaaaaaaactttataagttataatttttaaaattcaaaaagtgactaatatgctttataatatagtataaatatatatatttatatcatATAATACATGTTCCTGATTGTCATGTATTATCTTTCTAGTAATAAGAAGCTAAGAATGAACATGATATTTaccattttttataaatattgaACGTTTTATATTTAAgaacaataaatataaaaaaaccaCGCTTCTACAACAAAATGATcacattttttttatcatatcACAAGGAACATTACAAAATGTTTTTAATGAAGTTACTCATGGTTGCTCCTCAATCTTGACACAACAATCTTTACATAATTCATCTTTCACTGTCAAAGTCAAATGATTTATTTTTGCATAATCCAGTCGATGAATTGGGAGACAAGTAAGCAAATGTATAATAGAAGCATGTAAGTGGAGATGGTGCTCTTATACTTGATACACTTTAACTTATTTAACCtacaactataaatgcaaagatTTTTACTTAACTAAGCAAATGCAGCTGTCAATGTATCTAAGTTTTACACTACTCGAGTTATGTTATTAATAAAAACTAGAAATATCAGGGAATTACTTATGATCGCGATATTCGATAGGATGCACATACAAAATTCATCTAtcaattaatataattatatacGCGAGTATACCCATATCAAACCAACTATAATTTAgagaaaatataatatataatgtTTGAGCTTAGGTTCCTAATTACAAATTAGGACTAAACAAAGGTTGAgtttggcgcgccacagctagctaataagctagtttatttttcgagttttttttatgttgtcgtgtttggtaagccaaaaagtagcttataagttatctttttgaaaagctacttagactagcattttagaggtttttttttttaaaattttccaaatacaccccttaattaattataaaaacacatactcctacatgtccttttatgtaatttatatttcagctagcttttcagctagttttaccaaacgttattttttatcagctagctttttatttaacagctaacTTTCAGCTAGTATACCAAACATAGCCAAAGTTGTTAAAATCATGATTCTAGTTGTAAGATTCTACGATTCAAGGATCTCACCTAAGTAAATCGATCACGATCTTCTTATGATCGTTTTTCGACAAGATCATTGAATGATCATAGGTCCAGATTATAAGATTGTAGGATTGTTACTacttttttaaaaaatgttataatatttttttggaCCGGCTAAGTATATTACCCCTTTTGAATTTTCTTATCGTGAAATAATGTATTGGATATGTATTgtttatgttttaaactatttattgttaattaattgatTAGCAGAAagatgaaaatatattttttatgatttaaaatgtttttgATACGATCTTACTATCATAATCTTGCAAAACGgaaaacgatatatatatatatatatatatatatatatatatatatatatatatatatatatatatggatggaTAACCATTGTGCGGACCTGTGGACAatgctattctatgagaattactaagagaaaaGGTTGTTTAGTAATGTAGATGCGTTTAaccttacataactattgtcattttcatgcattctcactaattcttattcatttttgctCTCACATAtcatttttcactcattttcattcttacataatacgactcaataaacattctgacaacaTTATGACATAatgagaataataaaaaaaaaagactataataaccttatagacaatTTAACTAGTTAGAATGTATGATGACGAAAATAGTAATGTAAGATCGAATGTATTCACATtaccaaacaacatattttctttgtcattgtcacagaataacattgtccacatatccgcacaatagatgtccatccacatttgaacctagctctgtctctgtctctctctctctctctctctctctctctctctctctccctccctctctctctctctctatatatatatatatatatatatatatatatatatatatatatatatatatatatatatatatatatatataagatcctGACCTTGACAATCTTGCGGctaaacatctatttatataaacacataaattgATAACCTTAACACAAAAATAAAGATAAATTAATGTAACAATATATTCTAACACTTATCCCTTCAAACTCAAAATGATATATGAGAAGCCAACTTGATTCTGTGTAGTGTTATCCAATGCCGAAAGACAAGACTATCAGTGAAGATGGTGGAGAAGAAGGTCATGAAGACAATTTTTGTAGTTGGAATTATGGAATGAAATAGCTTGTTAGAGATTTTTTTAACAAAGACAGTTATACTAAAAGCGAAAGCAAGCTAGGCACCATCAAAAAGAAAACAATACAAATTAATGCATAATTTGATAATGCATCCAAGCATAACAATTATTTCTAGCCTTAGTGTTTCTAAAATAGATTAATCTGCAATGTTATCAAAAATATCACATGCAACAATCGAGCACCAAGCTTATCTAACCACTGAGTAATAGCAAGCTCACTATCAAACACGGGAACATCGATATCCATCCAAGAATCAACCCAAATCCAAACCTCCTGTGTTATAGAGCACTTGTTAAACAAATGTGTAACATCCTCCACCTCATCATTGCAAACTTGATACATAGTagaatcaagatctacaactctccTGTCTAAATTACAACGAGTTGGAATACGATCAAGCATAATCCTCCAAATAAAGACATTGAACTTTATAGGAAGCGATCTACTCCACAAAGTGACAAACTCTACCCACCGGAAGATGAGTATCATCAACATGAAATTTAGTTAAACAGACTAAAAAGACCCTAGAAGGATCTAGATCATATCCCCATGTATCAGGCCTTGAAGTTAACCAAAGTAGTTGTAACAAAGAAAACAACTCTAAAGGTTGAGCAAACTCAGCACTTCCTCTAATAGGCATGCGccaagaaaaaaaaatccaagaCTACAAACTCCAAAAATCCCTAAGGAGCCCCTCTCGATTTTCATAAGAGGAAACAATCTATGCAAACGACAGCTAAACTAGATATCCCCATACTAGTTATCCGTCCAAAACATAGTCGCATACCTAGCCCTTACAAGTCCATACGTAGCTAAGAAAGGAATAAAACCACAATCATGAAAGTAAGTGATAGACCCAACAATGTTGGACCAAACACCACTACCACTCGAGCTACCCAAACCCAGACCAAAACCACCAATTCTCCCATGCAAAGATTTAATGAGAGTAACCCATAAAGAGTTGTTATCATTAAAAAATTGTCATCTCCACTTATACAAAAGTGCAAGATTAAACGCTCAAAATTCCCAACATCTAATCCACCCTTCTCTTTGGAGTTGAGAATCACATCCCATTTCACCCAACTCAACGTTATTTCCTATGGATCTGAACCTTAAAAAATCAAGCTTTAACCGACTCTAAAAGTCGAATCACGTTGAGTTGGGTGAAATGGGATGCGATTCTCCTTGGAGTTGAGAATCACATCCCATTTCACCCAACTCAATGTTATTTCCTATGGATCTGCTCCCAAAAAAATCAAGCTTTAACCGACTCTAAAAGCTGAATCATCCTTCTTGGTAGCTTAAACATAGACATATAGTAAATACCAAGGCCCCCAAGCATGAATTTAGCAAATTTACATGACTACCAATAGAAAGCATCTTGAGTTTTTACTTAGAAAAACGATTCTATAACTTGACAATGACTACTTGCCAACCTCTCACATGAGACATGTTGTCCCCCACCGAAAGCCCTAAGTATGTAAATGGAAAAATCTTTGCACTATCAAGGTTCTGAACATTCTGCTCCCACTTATCCAAAAACAAAGCATCATGCACATAAAAAGATAACACATTACCAACCCCTCAGACCCTATCGAGGGACCAAGAAACAACCCATGAGCAGTCACATCGTCCATAGAAACATGCAAGTCATCACAACAAtaatgtagcacccggttcctggtacgtaaatgttatttgagtatttcctttcttttagccttggactcggcgagtcataggtccgactcgccgagtggatgcgggacccgggacgcgTTTAAattgtcgactcgacgagtccatatcctggactcggcgagtcacagctgttggatgaaaccctaagtttcaggggtttgcaccctatttaagcagcttatctgccccaggccagcccccattctctccccagagctccccAACCCTCGTTTgtgcttgttctttgaagattgaagttttggTTGTGTActtttgaaggctttgaaggaaggaaggaagtagatccagaagaagggaagccatccaagcattatttgtgtccttccagcagttcctttgaggtataacccgttttccccttgattctatgcttaaaacttcatttggatccttcttggtcaattccccaagtttgtatgtgcattatatgtcgtaataaggcgtttggcctttggatctatgcaagattgagctccaggagctcagatctgttagctttttggccccatgtggcttgttagccctagatctccccttttgagacattttgagccctaaaatccatattggtgaatatccacacgtaaagttggaaactttacgtgtgattcgtgtcctagaagtccagatctatgaatggaatggactggaatcgagcaaatcggtatatttaaggagtgcatggcaacgactcggcgagtcgttcatgtgactcggcgagtctgctcgcgagtcttcgagtttgtcccccctttttgtagtgtcgagtgagcagtgagtcacagggtgtgactcagtgagtcggaagcttaacccatctacggaggtactcggcgagtcgatgccccgactcggcgagttcaaggcaatctccttagatcaagaacagactcgacgagttgttcatacaactcggcgagtcctagcatgggtgttcttcggatgaagatggactcgacgagttgttcatacaactcggcgagtaggatgaaggacttgaatattggtcatgaaggcgaacccgtcgagttgtcgcctaactcgacgggtaggatcgggattcagggcagtcgtttgcgtagggactcggcgagtcggaaagccaactcggcgagtcgatgtcaactgaaagttgactctgactttgtctgagggcaaggtcaggggtaaaatggtcattttacccaaaggtcagtgagcagtgtttgattgagtatattgtgggatttgcagccggagggtttccggagcagcagcagcagtagtaggtgatcagttcccacacagaccagcagctatttcgaggtgagtttccttcccagtaggaacgggtctaaggcaccaaggccgacccgtgtagacgataTGCTAGtgctagagtgtgggccgagcccgtatctctgttgtagttaagtacggtatatgtgttaatatgatagaattgcttatacttgttgtctgcgtgatacttgtatgttatgggttagtggttgagtgtgggtagggcccgtatctcaccaaggtcggagtgtgggctaggcccgtatctcccagatagcgaagtgtgggcagggcccgtatcttcatgagtgtgggcgaggcccgtatctcccggctagcgaagtgtgggcagggcccgtatcttcccgagtgtgggcaaggcccgtaactcctagctgaataatggttgttatttgttgcatggtatgaggtgttatgggggaactcactaagctttgtgcttacagttttcagttttggtttcaggtatctcctCAGCTAGGgtaaaggagccggcgcggtagcggcacgtcacgcacacactctccgatttccgcatttacgagcttcactgggatttgtactctgatattttaattaaatgtatGACTTGGTTTTTAGACACGGTTCTGGTGTGGtattttgatcagacaatgttttagtCCTTTTATATCCTCTAAAAGtgatgtttttaaaacgaaatttttggtcatgaaaattgggttgttacaagttggtatcagagccctggtttgagggattcggacacaccttcgagggtgtctgaactcaaatcgagggattaaaagattttctaaaagaaaatgtttttgaaaattgagaaaagaattttgagaaagaacgaagtgtgtgatgtgcgcgaccggccgagctcgagtaagtattccccaaagtacccatacaagtttatgttatgtttatcagctttcgtagaacagcatgctagaataggactaaggatctaggagtgataccttatgtgcctgctatttgtgttttagttgtatgaaaattgcatgctagttatcgggtagacagtaagtaggatagcctgattaggttatgcctggtagtatgagcttagcactttatgctagctcagttcctgaagGTGATAGAGTTAGTTGAGATTGTTAccccttatctgaatgctgcttgcttcgtgcttcgtgggactctgaataatgggagttagccattaggcgaatgcatCACGCCACgtgtgaccagggttgaataatcttagagtgccggatttgatcctactgcgcagctcttgtttgagtccaaccgttgtagggacgagtcggatactcgaagaattatttgggcctcgtcacatgtgatggtattcgggtaatggctaactggcattacaaggaggcctgtagcagctgaggactggttagagtggaactagagatttccctagggcaagcctaggatgagtatagcagtgatcagcagtagtgaaagggatctggtggagtcgaggcaatccttgaagaaggtacggatagatgtggaaggtagtatgggcccgtactactgaaagcagaggatctgtacccgaaccaaggatggccaagataagaccagggaacttgtaagtagatgtgagccctcagggagtatcagtatcactaatgattgttgtgatgtattgtagaatggtggtactccgatcgaggccggtagatggcggctcaggagaggggtcaggttcgggatcaggttccgagccaattgatgaggggctacgcgagttcatcgcgtcagagatcaccaggggtatccttgagtcgactcccattatctttgggtcgatcaaggaagggatcatggagttgatggaggatcgccttcgggcattcaggagcgatatggcatctagccagtcaggatctcgcacgctgtccttcaaggacttcaggggcagcggtgcgccggatttccatggggtgaaagaccccattgttgctaggcgatggattgcagacatcgagtctgcccagttgactagcttctgccccgaggggtcaaaggtgaggtatgcagcgggATGTCTACGGGACCgggcccgggattggtgggagtcagtgggtgactcgttgggagcctcagctatcgaggctatgacctggtcggactttgtgaccaggttcagggcagagttcgcgccggcggtcgagcttcagcagctggccagggagtttcttgacatgaggcagacgacggagactgtggcggagatcaccgccaagttcagggagagggctttattggtgccccagtatgccggtgacgaggacatgaggaggactcgttaccatgatatgctacgagctgacatccgggagcatgttagcttttcggcttgccctaccctggattccatgattgccagggcaagggagagggagatagatttggagcacatccggaaacggaaactagAGGAGGGTCAGGTAGgaggggcttcagggaagaagcccaagggatcagatggtaggccgaaaggtcagtcaggaccgagccgctgcgggaaatgcggcaggtcgcatgtgggggcatgtaggatgggttcagtaggctgctacaagtgcggcaaggcagggcactttagcagggattgtactgctccagtttcagctattcagacgtcggagttgctgtgttttcactgcaaccagaggggccacaagaaggccaattgcccccagttgacagtttcagcgccagtgaaggcgccagctccagcgaccctgcggatcacggatggtcggcatggcaagacagaggctccagtggtgaggagccgggcatttcagctgactaccgaggaggcacgcgccgcacccgatgtggtgacgggtatgatt is part of the Lactuca sativa cultivar Salinas chromosome 7, Lsat_Salinas_v11, whole genome shotgun sequence genome and harbors:
- the LOC111884667 gene encoding uncharacterized protein LOC111884667, coding for MTFFLTSLWLNYMELIIPPSPASNAITTTDQSPIHVTYIIEGTFLGGWEEKNEQWGSGRSNISRRPQQASNDFNKRQSHHKTEEENNDYWETVGKKTMKSTVVKERKNKLVSLKRYVELYQLHTFLSILLQMVLYPKIVF